From Cellulophaga lytica DSM 7489, a single genomic window includes:
- a CDS encoding argininosuccinate synthase, translating to MSKLVLAYSGGLDTSYCAKYLSKDKGFEVHAVSVNTGGFTKQEISNIKKKAIELGASSYTSIDAVQTFYTKVVKYLIFGNVLKNNTYPLSVSAERIVQAIEIVNHAKKIGAKYIAHGSTGAGNDQVRFDMIFQIIAPEIEIITPIRDNQLSREVEIAYLKENGVDYPWEKAKYSINKGLWGTSVGGDETLTSHSPLPDTAYPSQLEERNPLDVKLTFTKGELTAINDEQGKPINNITKLNDVASKFAIGRDIHVGDTIIGIKGRVGFEAAASLLIIKAHHLLEKHTLTKWQQYQKEQQGNFYGMLLHEGNYLDEVMRNIEAFLKDTQKNVSGDVFVTLHPYRFELNGIASKHDLMNASFGSYGEMNKGWTADDAKGFIKILSNSGKIYNHVNKN from the coding sequence ATGAGTAAATTAGTTTTAGCATATAGTGGTGGATTAGATACGTCTTACTGCGCAAAATATTTATCAAAAGACAAAGGTTTTGAAGTACACGCTGTTAGTGTAAATACTGGCGGTTTTACTAAACAAGAAATTTCTAACATTAAAAAGAAAGCCATAGAATTAGGCGCAAGCAGCTATACTTCTATAGATGCTGTGCAGACTTTTTACACTAAAGTTGTAAAATATTTAATTTTTGGTAATGTTTTAAAAAACAACACATACCCATTGTCTGTTAGTGCAGAGCGTATTGTACAAGCTATAGAAATTGTAAATCACGCTAAAAAAATAGGCGCAAAATATATTGCTCACGGTAGTACTGGCGCTGGTAATGACCAAGTTAGGTTTGATATGATTTTTCAGATCATTGCACCAGAAATAGAAATTATTACTCCTATTAGAGACAATCAATTATCTAGAGAAGTAGAAATTGCATATTTAAAAGAAAATGGTGTTGACTATCCTTGGGAAAAAGCCAAATACTCTATTAACAAAGGGCTTTGGGGAACTTCTGTTGGCGGTGATGAAACACTTACGTCACATTCTCCGCTACCAGACACCGCATACCCTAGTCAGCTTGAAGAAAGAAACCCTTTAGATGTAAAACTAACCTTTACAAAAGGAGAACTTACTGCAATTAATGATGAACAAGGTAAACCAATTAACAATATCACTAAGTTAAATGATGTTGCTTCTAAATTTGCTATTGGTAGAGACATACACGTTGGCGATACAATTATTGGTATTAAAGGTAGAGTTGGTTTTGAGGCTGCTGCATCATTACTAATTATAAAAGCACACCATTTACTAGAAAAACATACGCTTACAAAATGGCAACAATACCAAAAAGAACAACAAGGTAATTTTTATGGTATGTTATTGCATGAGGGCAATTATTTAGATGAAGTAATGCGTAACATTGAGGCTTTTCTTAAAGACACGCAAAAAAATGTCTCTGGAGATGTATTTGTTACACTACATCCGTACAGGTTTGAGCTTAATGGTATAGCATCTAAACACGACCTTATGAACGCTTCTTTTGGTAGTTACGGTGAAATGAATAAAGGATGGACTGCTGACGATGCTAAAGGATTTATTAAAATTTTATCTAACTCTGGTAAAATATACAATCACGTAAATAAAAATTAA
- the mptB gene encoding polyprenol phosphomannose-dependent alpha 1,6 mannosyltransferase MptB, which produces MQVKILSYYRLHKIPILLALASILFYYTFAYHLVRTDFVKLITLATALFFICYKLIQFEKWNFKFLLTAGILFRLVFLCVEPMLSQDFNRFIWDGELVLQGLNPYLQTPDTIVELGKISINNAAHLYASMGEISAKNFSNYPPLNQLIFALAAFFSGKSMVGGIITMRIIILLADIGVVYFGRKLLTHLNLSSHLVFWYFLNPLVVIELTGNLHFEGVMLFFFIWSMYLLSQKKYLLAAPILALSIAVKLVPLMFLPLFIRHLGIKKAVPFYVIIGTTILVLLFPFYSPEFINNYATTIGLWFNNFEFNASIYNIIKKVAEANGSRDWETIKAFGKISPYVTIAMVLLFSFLRNNKTITNLFTSMLWVLTIYYFISTTIHPWYIIFLVLLSIFTKFRYAILWSAAVFLSYWAYSNPDFKEHLGILTIEYIAIFSFIIYEILRLKRQNLLYPKKKLLN; this is translated from the coding sequence ATGCAAGTAAAAATTTTATCATATTATAGGTTACACAAAATACCTATATTATTAGCACTTGCAAGCATACTTTTTTACTACACCTTTGCTTACCATTTGGTACGCACAGATTTTGTTAAGCTTATTACTTTAGCCACTGCTCTATTTTTTATATGCTATAAACTTATACAGTTTGAAAAATGGAACTTTAAATTTTTACTTACTGCTGGTATACTATTTAGACTTGTTTTTTTATGTGTAGAGCCAATGCTCTCGCAGGATTTTAATAGGTTTATTTGGGACGGAGAATTGGTTTTACAAGGGTTAAACCCATACCTACAAACACCAGATACTATTGTAGAACTAGGCAAAATTAGTATCAATAATGCTGCTCACTTATACGCTAGTATGGGAGAAATTAGCGCAAAGAACTTTAGCAACTACCCTCCTTTAAATCAGCTTATATTTGCTTTAGCTGCATTTTTCTCTGGCAAAAGTATGGTTGGTGGCATTATTACAATGCGCATAATTATACTCCTAGCAGATATTGGTGTTGTATACTTTGGCAGAAAATTATTAACACACCTTAATTTATCATCACACCTAGTCTTTTGGTATTTTTTAAATCCTTTAGTTGTTATAGAATTAACTGGAAACCTTCATTTTGAAGGTGTAATGCTTTTCTTTTTTATTTGGAGTATGTATTTACTTTCTCAAAAAAAATACCTGCTTGCAGCTCCAATATTAGCATTATCTATAGCAGTAAAACTGGTTCCGCTTATGTTTTTACCTCTATTTATTAGACATTTAGGCATAAAAAAGGCTGTTCCTTTTTACGTAATTATAGGCACCACTATTCTAGTTCTCTTATTCCCTTTTTATTCACCAGAATTTATAAATAATTACGCTACTACAATAGGACTTTGGTTTAATAATTTTGAATTTAACGCTAGCATTTACAACATAATTAAAAAGGTAGCAGAAGCTAATGGTAGTAGAGATTGGGAAACCATAAAAGCATTTGGCAAAATATCTCCTTATGTAACTATTGCTATGGTATTACTTTTCTCTTTTTTAAGAAACAACAAAACCATTACCAACTTATTTACCAGTATGTTATGGGTTTTAACCATTTATTATTTTATATCTACAACCATACATCCTTGGTACATTATTTTTTTAGTTTTATTAAGTATTTTTACCAAGTTTAGATATGCTATTTTATGGTCTGCCGCTGTTTTTTTAAGTTATTGGGCATATTCAAATCCGGACTTTAAAGAGCATTTAGGAATTTTAACTATTGAGTATATTGCAATTTTTAGCTTTATTATTTACGAAATACTTAGACTAAAAAGGCAAAACCTACTATATCCAAAAAAGAAACTTCTAAATTAG
- a CDS encoding toxin-antitoxin system YwqK family antitoxin — protein sequence MMHLRLLLISIALFISANNTDSKEYSKQYYASGVLKAEGWLKNGSKNGFWKFYNENKTLAKQGHYTNNKKENYWYIYSANGKIEKEGHYKNNSKTGWWLFYTSDGKINHKCQLDHDVKNGYCLKYKNEKLSSAEKYKNGKKIKEWFSFAGFKKENNLSDLR from the coding sequence ATGATGCATTTACGTTTACTTCTTATTTCTATTGCATTATTTATTAGTGCAAACAATACAGACTCTAAAGAATATAGCAAACAGTATTATGCCTCTGGTGTTTTAAAAGCAGAAGGCTGGCTTAAAAATGGAAGTAAAAATGGCTTTTGGAAATTTTACAATGAGAATAAAACTTTAGCTAAACAAGGACATTATACCAATAATAAAAAAGAAAACTATTGGTACATTTACAGCGCCAATGGCAAAATAGAAAAAGAAGGCCATTATAAAAATAATAGCAAAACAGGTTGGTGGTTATTTTATACCAGTGATGGAAAAATAAATCACAAATGCCAATTAGACCACGATGTAAAAAATGGCTACTGTCTTAAATATAAAAATGAAAAGCTCTCATCTGCTGAAAAATATAAAAATGGCAAAAAAATTAAAGAATGGTTTAGTTTTGCAGGTTTTAAAAAGGAAAACAATTTATCCGATTTAAGGTAA
- a CDS encoding cellulose synthase family protein, which produces MEIAITYIIIGIYSLALLLIFFYSLAQLNLLVNYLGYRRRNKEAPKYNLLDAKEVPYVTIQLPIYNEEYVVERLLENIAKIEYPSNKLEIQVLDDSTDDSVIETERQIKALQETGLDIQHIRRTNRQGYKAGALKEGLTSAKGDFIAIFDADFLPDSDWLKKTVIYFKDEEIGVVQTRWGHINRDYSVLTRIQAFALDAHFTLEQVGRNAKGHFINFNGTAGIWRKTCIIDAGNWEGDTLTEDLDLSYRAQLKNWKFKYLEDVETPAELPVVISAARSQQFRWNKGGAENFRKSVVSVVTAKNISFKTKFHGVMHLLNSSMFLCVFLVALLSIPMLYIKNRNESLGWVFEVTSFFILSTVILFVCYWFTFKSIQGSSFSKFIDYVRLFFTFFSVALGFSLHNTLAVLEGHRGKRSEFVRTPKFNINNISDSWKGNKYLTKKLSPNMILEFGLMLYFLFGMYSAIPLNDFGLFPFHFMLFLGFGYVFFNSLTAKV; this is translated from the coding sequence ATGGAAATTGCAATTACATACATAATTATAGGTATATACAGTTTAGCTTTATTGTTAATATTTTTCTACAGTTTAGCTCAACTTAACTTACTTGTTAATTATTTAGGGTACAGAAGAAGAAATAAAGAAGCTCCTAAATACAATCTTTTAGATGCTAAAGAAGTACCTTATGTAACCATACAACTTCCTATTTACAATGAAGAATATGTTGTAGAAAGACTTTTAGAAAACATTGCTAAAATAGAATACCCTAGCAACAAATTAGAAATTCAGGTTTTAGATGACTCTACAGATGACTCTGTTATAGAAACAGAAAGACAAATAAAGGCCTTACAAGAAACTGGCTTAGACATACAACACATTAGAAGAACTAACAGACAAGGATACAAAGCCGGTGCTTTAAAAGAAGGGTTAACATCTGCAAAAGGAGATTTTATTGCCATTTTTGATGCCGATTTTCTACCAGACTCAGACTGGTTAAAGAAAACCGTTATTTACTTTAAAGATGAAGAAATAGGTGTTGTACAAACTAGATGGGGACATATTAACAGAGATTATTCTGTTTTAACAAGAATACAAGCCTTTGCTTTAGATGCACACTTTACATTAGAACAAGTTGGCCGTAATGCAAAAGGACACTTTATAAACTTTAATGGTACGGCTGGTATCTGGCGAAAAACTTGCATTATTGATGCTGGTAACTGGGAAGGTGATACATTAACTGAAGATTTAGATTTAAGCTACCGTGCGCAGTTAAAAAACTGGAAATTTAAATACTTAGAAGATGTAGAAACACCTGCAGAATTACCTGTTGTTATTTCTGCTGCTCGTTCTCAACAATTTAGATGGAACAAAGGTGGTGCAGAAAACTTTAGAAAATCTGTAGTTAGCGTTGTTACGGCTAAAAACATCTCTTTTAAAACTAAGTTTCACGGTGTAATGCACTTGCTAAACAGCTCAATGTTTTTATGTGTGTTTTTGGTTGCTCTTTTAAGTATACCAATGCTTTATATTAAAAACAGAAACGAATCTTTAGGTTGGGTTTTTGAAGTAACAAGCTTTTTTATTTTAAGTACAGTTATACTATTTGTTTGCTACTGGTTTACATTTAAAAGTATACAAGGCAGCAGTTTTAGTAAGTTTATAGACTATGTAAGACTCTTTTTTACATTCTTTTCTGTAGCTCTTGGTTTTTCTTTACACAACACACTTGCTGTTTTAGAAGGTCACAGAGGTAAAAGAAGTGAATTTGTACGTACTCCAAAATTTAATATAAATAATATTTCTGATAGCTGGAAAGGAAATAAATACCTTACTAAAAAGCTATCTCCTAATATGATATTGGAATTTGGCCTAATGTTATATTTCTTGTTTGGTATGTACTCTGCAATTCCCTTAAACGATTTTGGATTGTTTCCGTTCCATTTTATGCTATTTTTAGGCTTTGGATACGTTTTCTTTAACTCGCTTACAGCTAAAGTATAA
- the proC gene encoding pyrroline-5-carboxylate reductase: MKLAIIGAGNLGLSIAKGILNSNGATTMYLTKRSTESIEEYKTYGNVTVTADNREAVKNSDVLIFAVQPNHFEAILNDVKDLLTEKHIVISTITGFSIKKIEAVLGKDTYIIRSMPNTAISVGQSMTCVCSNEMGKKRIELAKAIFNRMGHSLEIPESQMQAATVICASGIAFWMRLIRATTQGAIQLGFDAKEAQELAMHTCNGAASLLIESGNHPEQEIDRVTTPMGCTIKGLNEMEHQGLSSSLIRGIVASFDKISEFKVKN, translated from the coding sequence ATGAAACTAGCTATTATAGGTGCCGGAAACTTAGGATTATCTATTGCAAAAGGTATTTTAAACTCTAATGGAGCAACAACAATGTACTTAACAAAAAGAAGTACAGAAAGTATTGAAGAGTATAAAACTTATGGCAACGTAACTGTTACTGCAGACAATAGAGAGGCAGTAAAAAATTCTGATGTCCTAATTTTTGCTGTACAACCCAATCATTTTGAAGCTATTTTAAATGATGTTAAAGACTTGCTTACAGAAAAGCATATTGTAATATCAACCATAACTGGTTTTAGCATTAAAAAAATTGAAGCTGTACTAGGTAAAGACACCTATATTATTAGAAGTATGCCAAACACAGCTATTTCTGTAGGGCAATCTATGACCTGCGTTTGTAGCAACGAAATGGGAAAAAAAAGAATAGAACTGGCTAAGGCCATTTTTAATAGAATGGGACATTCGTTAGAAATTCCTGAAAGTCAAATGCAAGCTGCAACTGTTATATGCGCAAGCGGAATAGCTTTTTGGATGCGACTAATACGCGCTACTACACAAGGAGCAATACAACTAGGTTTTGATGCTAAAGAAGCACAAGAATTGGCAATGCATACGTGTAACGGTGCCGCTAGTTTATTAATAGAATCTGGCAATCATCCAGAGCAAGAAATAGATCGTGTAACAACGCCTATGGGCTGTACTATTAAAGGTTTAAATGAGATGGAGCACCAAGGATTAAGTTCTTCTTTAATTAGAGGAATTGTAGCTTCGTTTGATAAAATAAGTGAGTTTAAAGTAAAAAATTAA
- the argC gene encoding N-acetyl-gamma-glutamyl-phosphate reductase, whose protein sequence is MINIGIIGGSGYTGGELIRLLLNHPKANINFIYSTTRAGKDITTAHPDLLGQTDLKFTGDVNLNVDLVFLCLGHGNSTTFLTQNSFSSNTKIIDLSNDFRLHNDAILNKKEFIYGLPETNKNKIKTANYIANPGCFATAIQLALLPLAKANILHNSVHINAVTGSTGAGVKPSDSTHFSWRNNNVSWYKPFTHQHLGEIGESLMSYNYEIGELLFLPQRGNFARGIFATAYTKYKGSIEDAYELYTNFYADAKFTNVSNTEIHLKQVVNTNQCHLHLHLHNGNLLVTSAIDNLLKGASGQAVQNMNLMYGFNEDEGLKLKASAF, encoded by the coding sequence ATGATTAACATAGGTATTATTGGTGGTTCTGGGTATACAGGTGGCGAGTTAATAAGGTTACTTTTAAATCACCCTAAAGCAAACATAAATTTTATTTACAGTACTACTAGAGCTGGTAAAGATATTACAACAGCACATCCAGATTTATTAGGACAAACAGATCTTAAGTTTACTGGTGATGTAAATTTAAATGTAGACCTTGTTTTTTTATGCTTGGGACACGGCAACTCTACCACTTTTTTAACACAGAATTCATTTTCAAGTAACACTAAAATTATAGATTTAAGTAATGATTTTAGATTACATAATGATGCTATTCTAAACAAAAAAGAATTTATTTACGGTTTACCAGAAACCAATAAGAACAAAATAAAAACAGCTAATTACATAGCTAATCCAGGTTGTTTTGCAACAGCAATTCAGCTTGCATTACTACCATTAGCAAAAGCAAATATTTTACACAATAGCGTGCATATAAATGCTGTAACTGGTAGTACTGGTGCTGGTGTAAAACCAAGTGACTCTACCCATTTTAGTTGGCGAAATAATAATGTTTCTTGGTACAAACCATTTACACACCAACATTTAGGTGAAATTGGTGAAAGTTTAATGAGCTACAACTATGAAATTGGAGAGTTACTGTTTCTTCCGCAAAGAGGAAACTTTGCCAGAGGCATTTTTGCAACTGCTTACACCAAATACAAAGGTAGTATAGAAGATGCTTATGAGCTATACACTAATTTTTATGCTGATGCGAAATTTACAAATGTTTCTAATACAGAAATTCATTTAAAACAAGTAGTAAACACCAACCAATGCCATTTGCACTTACACTTACATAATGGCAATTTATTAGTTACATCTGCTATAGATAATTTACTAAAAGGTGCATCTGGGCAAGCGGTACAGAATATGAATTTAATGTACGGTTTTAATGAAGATGAAGGTTTAAAACTAAAAGCATCCGCATTTTAA
- a CDS encoding aspartate aminotransferase family protein, with amino-acid sequence MNLFDVYPLYNVTPVSAKGSQVIDDKVQEYLDFYGGHAVISIGHSHPHYVRRIKEQLDKIAFYSNAVQNPLQGELAEKLVQLSNCTDYNLFLCNSGAEANENALKLASFYTNKSRVIAFNNGFHGRTSAAVAATDNTAINAPINKQQKVTFLAFNDIEAFTIEIEKDDVCAVILEAVQGVGGLDEPTTEFYQKIEALCKKHNVVLIADEVQSGYGRTGEFFAYQHHNIKPDIVTIAKGMGNGFPVGGVLIQEKIKASYGMLGTTFGGNHLACVACLAVLEVIEQEDLIRNAAKMNSYFLQKAATIPQIKKVKGRGLMLGLQFDFEVGELRKKLIYNQFVFTGGAKDKTLLRILPALNITTALIDVFFDALQAELKEL; translated from the coding sequence ATGAATTTATTTGATGTATACCCTTTATATAATGTTACTCCTGTTTCTGCAAAAGGTAGCCAGGTAATAGATGATAAAGTTCAAGAATATTTAGATTTTTATGGTGGCCATGCAGTAATTTCTATAGGACATTCTCACCCGCATTACGTACGCAGAATTAAAGAGCAATTAGATAAAATTGCCTTTTATAGCAATGCTGTACAAAACCCATTACAAGGTGAGTTAGCAGAGAAATTAGTGCAACTGTCTAACTGTACAGACTACAATTTGTTTTTATGTAACTCTGGTGCAGAAGCCAATGAAAATGCATTAAAATTAGCATCATTCTACACCAACAAATCTAGAGTTATTGCTTTTAATAACGGATTTCACGGCAGAACATCTGCTGCTGTAGCTGCTACAGATAATACTGCAATAAATGCGCCTATAAACAAACAACAAAAAGTAACTTTTTTAGCCTTTAATGATATAGAAGCTTTTACTATTGAAATTGAAAAAGATGATGTATGTGCGGTTATTTTAGAGGCTGTACAAGGTGTTGGTGGTTTAGACGAGCCTACTACAGAGTTTTACCAAAAAATAGAAGCTTTATGTAAAAAACACAATGTTGTTTTAATTGCAGATGAAGTACAATCTGGCTACGGAAGAACAGGTGAGTTTTTTGCTTATCAGCACCATAACATAAAACCAGATATTGTAACAATTGCCAAAGGTATGGGCAATGGTTTTCCGGTTGGTGGTGTTCTAATACAAGAAAAAATTAAAGCCTCTTACGGTATGTTAGGTACTACTTTTGGAGGCAACCATTTGGCTTGCGTGGCTTGCTTAGCTGTTTTAGAAGTTATAGAACAGGAAGATTTGATACGCAATGCTGCTAAAATGAATTCTTACTTTTTGCAAAAAGCTGCTACCATACCACAAATTAAAAAAGTAAAAGGTCGCGGGTTAATGCTAGGACTTCAGTTTGATTTTGAAGTTGGAGAACTTAGAAAAAAATTAATATACAATCAGTTTGTATTTACAGGCGGTGCTAAAGACAAAACACTATTACGTATTTTACCTGCACTAAACATAACAACAGCTTTAATAGATGTATTTTTTGATGCCTTACAAGCAGAGTTAAAAGAATTATAA
- a CDS encoding glycosyltransferase family 2 protein has product MTKINVIIPAYNEANSIGKVIKDIPSIVSEIIVVNNNSTDNTVGNAEKAGATVLTENRKGYGYACLKGMDYIAEKSNKPDIIVFLDGDYSDYPEELTKIVAPIMQNKVDFVVGARTKKGREKGSMTPQQVFGNWLATVLMKIFFNAKFTDLGPFRAIKYKTLLNLDMQDKTYGWTVEMQLKILKKKLKYLEVPVRYKKRIGVSKVSGTVKGTIFAGVKILGWIFKYSFK; this is encoded by the coding sequence ATGACAAAAATAAACGTAATTATTCCGGCTTATAATGAAGCTAATTCTATAGGCAAGGTTATAAAAGATATACCATCAATTGTTTCCGAAATTATTGTTGTAAATAATAACTCTACAGATAATACAGTTGGCAATGCAGAAAAAGCAGGAGCTACTGTGCTTACTGAAAACAGAAAAGGATATGGTTATGCCTGTTTAAAAGGTATGGATTACATTGCTGAAAAATCCAACAAACCAGATATTATCGTATTTCTAGACGGAGATTACTCTGACTATCCAGAGGAATTAACAAAAATTGTTGCGCCAATTATGCAAAACAAAGTAGACTTTGTTGTAGGTGCCAGAACAAAAAAAGGAAGAGAAAAAGGTAGTATGACGCCCCAACAAGTGTTTGGAAACTGGCTCGCAACGGTATTAATGAAAATTTTTTTTAATGCTAAGTTTACAGACCTAGGCCCTTTTAGAGCAATTAAGTACAAAACGCTCCTAAACCTAGATATGCAAGACAAAACCTATGGTTGGACTGTTGAAATGCAACTTAAAATTCTAAAGAAAAAGTTAAAATATTTAGAGGTTCCTGTACGTTATAAAAAAAGAATTGGCGTATCAAAGGTCTCAGGCACAGTAAAAGGTACTATATTTGCCGGTGTAAAGATCCTTGGTTGGATATTTAAATACAGTTTTAAGTAA
- a CDS encoding 4Fe-4S binding protein, giving the protein MKTIKYLGLVIFLIGLGIFTVTPFLGNFKLDQKGFDELISSQRIKSELLIEDLSTKLIDKDFSSATFLAPVLNNAIDKANATHIKNKEWGKKVYASGDNMAAAIRKSSSYGFIPENKGTMWFLTFGLGIIGALMFILPNVVLLGKKGIKNDGIYLKSATNRGLIAWLVFFFLVSFYIILYFYSEYAVNWTFLVDPISEALSGNAAGHWFVYGFMYCVVMTVMAVRMYIKYRHNMYQIFRTTSVLFFQIVFAFLIPEIMVRLQMPYYDFKNAFPLDYDFFFQWNLKDLIANGGIGIFILVWGIALTLVIVPIMVYFFGKRWYCSWVCGCGGLAETLGDPYRQHSSKSLFSWKVERWLIHGVLVFAVGMTLMTLYSFFSESSTVLGIKTQSVQNVYSLLIGAIFAGVIGTGFYPIFGNRVWCRFGCPLAAYLGFVQRFKSRFRITTNGGQCISCGNCSTYCEQGIDVRAYAQKGENIVRSSCVGCGVCSAVCPRGVLKLENGPEEGRINPTEVLLGNDVDLMELVNKK; this is encoded by the coding sequence ATGAAAACAATTAAATATTTAGGCCTTGTTATCTTTTTAATAGGATTAGGCATTTTTACTGTAACTCCGTTTTTAGGAAATTTTAAACTAGACCAAAAAGGTTTTGATGAGCTAATTAGTAGCCAACGCATTAAAAGTGAACTATTAATTGAAGATCTTAGCACCAAATTAATAGACAAAGATTTTTCTAGTGCTACATTTTTAGCTCCTGTACTTAACAATGCTATTGACAAAGCAAATGCCACGCACATAAAAAATAAAGAATGGGGTAAAAAAGTATACGCAAGCGGAGACAATATGGCCGCAGCAATTCGTAAATCATCTAGCTATGGTTTTATACCAGAAAACAAAGGTACAATGTGGTTTTTAACCTTTGGACTTGGTATTATTGGCGCTCTAATGTTTATACTACCTAATGTAGTTTTACTAGGCAAAAAAGGAATAAAAAATGATGGTATTTATTTAAAAAGCGCTACAAACCGCGGACTTATTGCTTGGTTGGTCTTCTTCTTTTTAGTAAGTTTTTACATTATACTATATTTTTATTCTGAGTACGCAGTAAACTGGACATTTTTAGTAGACCCTATTAGTGAAGCCCTTAGCGGAAATGCTGCAGGACATTGGTTTGTGTATGGTTTTATGTATTGTGTGGTTATGACAGTTATGGCTGTACGTATGTACATAAAATACAGACATAATATGTACCAAATATTCCGCACAACATCTGTATTATTTTTTCAAATAGTATTTGCATTCTTAATACCAGAAATTATGGTGCGCTTGCAAATGCCTTATTACGACTTTAAAAATGCATTTCCGTTAGATTATGATTTCTTTTTTCAATGGAATTTAAAAGATCTTATTGCTAACGGTGGTATTGGTATTTTTATTCTTGTATGGGGTATTGCGTTAACCTTAGTAATTGTACCTATTATGGTTTATTTCTTTGGTAAAAGATGGTATTGCTCTTGGGTATGTGGTTGTGGTGGTTTAGCAGAAACATTAGGAGACCCATACAGGCAACACTCTAGTAAATCTTTATTTTCTTGGAAAGTAGAGCGCTGGTTAATACACGGCGTATTGGTTTTTGCTGTTGGTATGACGCTTATGACACTTTATAGCTTTTTTAGCGAATCTAGTACTGTTTTAGGCATAAAAACACAAAGTGTACAAAATGTATACAGCCTTTTAATAGGAGCTATTTTTGCCGGTGTTATTGGCACTGGTTTTTACCCAATTTTTGGCAACAGAGTTTGGTGTAGGTTTGGTTGCCCATTAGCTGCATATTTAGGCTTTGTACAACGTTTTAAATCTAGATTTAGAATTACAACTAATGGTGGACAATGTATTTCTTGTGGTAACTGTTCTACATATTGTGAGCAAGGTATAGATGTACGCGCATATGCACAAAAAGGAGAAAATATTGTACGCTCTAGCTGTGTTGGTTGTGGTGTGTGTTCTGCTGTTTGTCCACGTGGTGTTTTAAAACTAGAAAACGGACCAGAAGAAGGCCGTATTAACCCAACTGAAGTTTTATTGGGTAATGATGTAGATTTAATGGAATTAGTAAATAAAAAATAA
- a CDS encoding GNAT family N-acetyltransferase, which translates to MRIVIANASHIKYAQIISDTITESAKVRGTGIAKRTPEYILKRLQNGNAVIALDGEKFAGFCYIEVWGHNKFVANSGLIVHPDFRNLGLAKKIKERIFKLSREKFPDAKIFGITTGLAVMKMNYELGYKPVTFSELTDDPEFWKGCQTCKNFDVLTRTEQKMCLCTGMLYDPAAKQKATQKKEVDGKVFKRLKSIKEQLFLKKKNKDE; encoded by the coding sequence ATGAGAATTGTAATTGCTAATGCATCGCATATAAAATATGCGCAAATAATTTCTGATACAATAACAGAATCTGCTAAAGTACGCGGTACTGGTATTGCCAAACGTACGCCAGAATATATTTTAAAAAGGCTACAAAATGGTAATGCTGTTATTGCTTTAGACGGAGAAAAATTTGCAGGATTTTGCTATATAGAGGTTTGGGGACATAATAAATTTGTTGCCAATTCTGGACTTATTGTTCATCCTGATTTTAGAAATCTAGGACTTGCAAAAAAAATAAAAGAGCGAATTTTTAAACTCTCCAGAGAAAAATTTCCTGATGCAAAAATATTTGGTATTACTACAGGTTTAGCTGTTATGAAAATGAACTACGAACTTGGTTACAAGCCTGTTACTTTTTCTGAACTTACAGATGACCCTGAATTTTGGAAAGGCTGCCAAACTTGTAAAAATTTTGATGTATTAACCAGAACAGAACAAAAAATGTGTCTTTGTACAGGGATGTTATATGATCCTGCTGCAAAGCAAAAAGCTACCCAAAAAAAAGAGGTAGATGGTAAAGTATTTAAAAGATTAAAAAGTATAAAAGAGCAATTGTTCTTAAAAAAGAAAAATAAAGATGAGTAA